The window GCAACCAGGTTGCATCGGCCGGGCTGCGCCGCTCGAAGGTGTGCAGCGTCCCCTTCACCGAGGTCATGTCGGGCACGGTGACGATGATGAGGCGCGTGGCCCGGTGCAGCGGGCGTGGGCAGTAGGTGGCGATCGCGTGAGGCGAGGACACGGCTGCTGCCGGCGACGACAAGGAGACGGCGAGCGCCGGCGAGGCGAAGGGCGCGAGCAGCAACGCGGCGCCGAGGACAGAGCGAAGCACGATACGAACCCCTTTGCACAAATTGTATCGAATAGGTGCTGGGGCTCAGCGTACGTTTAGATTTCTAACACTTCGGAAACGCCGGGCAGCGTCGACAGAACGCCCGCCATCGCTGGGGAGACGTCGTAGCGGCCGGCGGCGGAAAGCTCGACCTCCTTGCCGCGGTCGCCGAGCGGCAGCACGAAGCGGATCTCGCCTTTGCCGGGCTTCAGGCGCGCCTTGATCTGCGCGAGCGCGTTCGTGTTCTTCTCGATGACGCGCCGGTCGAGCACCAGCTTCAGGCCGCGCTGCACGCTGGCGACCGCCTTGTCGAGGGCCTCGATGCCCTCGACGCGCATCTTCACCGTATCGCCCTCGCGCTCGGCGGAGACCATGAGCTTCACCGGGGTGCCGGGCTCCAACAGGGCGCCCGCGGCGGCGAGCGTATCGGAGAAGATGACCGCCTCGAACTGGCCGGTCGTATCGGAGAACAACGCGAAGGCGAACTTGTTGCCCTTCTGCGAGCGGCGCTCGCGCGCGGCGATGACGATGCCGGCGAGCGCGCCCGAGGTGGCGCCGCGCTCGGTCATCGCCTCGAACTCGACGTAGCGTTTGACGCCCAGCTTCTGCAGCGCCTGCTCGTATTGATCGAGCGGATGCCCCGACAGATAGAAGCCGACGGCATCGAACTCGTGGCTGAGCCGCTCCATCGGGGTCCAGGCCGTCGCCGGCCGGAGTTGTAGCGACGGTTCCGCCTTGGCGCCACCCCCTCCACCCAGCGAGAAGAAGTCCGCCTGGCCGTCGGCCTTCTCCTGGTCCATCCGCTGCGCCAGCTCGAGAATCTGGTCGACGTTGGCGAGCACCAGCGCGCGATTGCCTTCCAGCCCGTCGAAGGCACCGGCTGCCCCGAGCGTCTCGATACCGCGCTTGTTGAGCGCCTTCGGATTGAGGCGTGCGGCGAAGTCGGCGAGCGACTTGTACGGGCCTTTCGCCTTGCGGTCCTCGACAATGGTGGCGACGGCGGACGCACCGATGTTCTTCAAGGCGGCGAGCGAATAGCGGATCGCGCCGGGCTTGCCTGCTTCCTTCGAGGCTTCGGCGAGGAAATCCACCTCCGAGGCATTGACCGACGGCGGCTGCACCGTAATGCCGCTCTTGCGCGCTTCCGCCGCGAACATGGAGAGCTTGTCGGTGTTGCTCATGTCGAGGGTCATGGAGGCGGCGAGGAACTCCTCGCGGTAGTTCGCCTTCATGTAGGCCGTGTGGTAGCTCACCAGCGCATAAGCCGCGGCGTGCGATTTGTTGAAGCCGTAGCCGGCGAACTTGTCGACCAGCTCGAAGATGTAGGTCGCGTCCCTCTTCGACACGCCCTTCGACATGGCGCCTTCGACGAACTTGGCCTGATGGCGCGCCATCTCCGCCTTGTCCTTCTTGCCCATGGCGCGGCGCAGAAGGTCGGCCTGGCCCAGCGTATACCCGCCCATCACCTGGGCGATCTGGATGACCTGCTCCTGATAGATGATGACGCCGTAGGTCTCCCTGAGGATGCCTTCCAGCATCGGATCGAGGCAGTCGACCGGCTCCTCGCCGTGCTTGCGGTTGATGTAGGTCGGGATGTTGTCCATAGGGCCGGGGCGGTAGAGCGCCACCATGGCGATGATGTCCTCGAAGCGGTCGGGCTTCAGCCGCTTGAGGCTCTCGCGCATGCCCGTCGATTCCAGCTGGAACACGCCGACCGTGTCCGCCTTCGCCAGCAGCTCGTAGGATTTCTTGTCGTCGAGCGGCAGCGCCAGCAGATCGACGTCGATGCGGCGCCCGCGTTTGACCAGCTCCACCGCCTTCTGCAGCACGGTGAGCGTCTTCAACCCGAGGAAGTCGAACTTCACGAGGCCCGCGGCCTCGACCAGCTTCCAGTTGAATT of the Hyphomicrobium album genome contains:
- the dnaE gene encoding DNA polymerase III subunit alpha, with translation MNAPTRLPDSGQPATPARARFVHLKVHSAYSLLEGALPIGKLAKLAAAHSFPALGLTDTNNLYGALEFSDKLADAGIQPIVGVVLSIDFEDRRHDATERGTPAQRIPGDGNVALLAMNDAGYANLMKLVSRAHLETNDVEGAHSKATVLAEHADGLIALTGGPDGPIDRALRDGQKALAEARIDLLKKMFGDRLYVELQRHGLKSEHDVEPQLLAFAYGKGIPIVATNEAYFASPDDYEAHDALLCIAAGRYVVEDDRRRVTCEHDFKSGEAMAEVFADLPEALDNTIEIAKRCAFRPEGRKPILPRFVAAKGDVSADEVAKLEANELRRQAEAGLAERLAAAAPAEGFTRADYEKRLAYELDVIAGMKFPGYFLIVADFIKWAKGQGVPVGPGRGSGAGSVVAWALTITDLDPLRFGLLFERFLNPERVSMPDFDIDFCQDRRDEVIRYVQSKYGHDRVAQIITHGKLQARAVLRDVGRVLQMPYGQVDRLCKLVPNNPANPVTLPEAIASEPKLQEQIDADPMVARLVEIAQKLEGLYRHASTHAAGMVIGDRPLVELVPLTRDPKTNSPVTQFNWKLVEAAGLVKFDFLGLKTLTVLQKAVELVKRGRRIDVDLLALPLDDKKSYELLAKADTVGVFQLESTGMRESLKRLKPDRFEDIIAMVALYRPGPMDNIPTYINRKHGEEPVDCLDPMLEGILRETYGVIIYQEQVIQIAQVMGGYTLGQADLLRRAMGKKDKAEMARHQAKFVEGAMSKGVSKRDATYIFELVDKFAGYGFNKSHAAAYALVSYHTAYMKANYREEFLAASMTLDMSNTDKLSMFAAEARKSGITVQPPSVNASEVDFLAEASKEAGKPGAIRYSLAALKNIGASAVATIVEDRKAKGPYKSLADFAARLNPKALNKRGIETLGAAGAFDGLEGNRALVLANVDQILELAQRMDQEKADGQADFFSLGGGGGAKAEPSLQLRPATAWTPMERLSHEFDAVGFYLSGHPLDQYEQALQKLGVKRYVEFEAMTERGATSGALAGIVIAARERRSQKGNKFAFALFSDTTGQFEAVIFSDTLAAAGALLEPGTPVKLMVSAEREGDTVKMRVEGIEALDKAVASVQRGLKLVLDRRVIEKNTNALAQIKARLKPGKGEIRFVLPLGDRGKEVELSAAGRYDVSPAMAGVLSTLPGVSEVLEI